A single genomic interval of Clostridium facile harbors:
- a CDS encoding 2-hydroxyacyl-CoA dehydratase encodes MAKLVYDKNGRLLFTKEMKSEYKLLIPNMLPVHFSLIQNILQNEGYNCELLTNSGPNVVQEGLQYVHNDTCYPCLLVVGQFIDALKSGKYDPNRTALFITQTGGGCRASNYIHLLRKALKKAGFPQVPVVSVSFGMEKNPGFSLTISLIQKLVSALMYGDMLMLLSNQLRPYEVIQGQTDEKVQQWVKRLTDQYRHSNGFGKKPMKANFDAMVKDFSNVVIEKTNKVKVGIVGEIYVKYSPLANNNLEKFLFDEGAEVVVPGLMDFIIFKVDNRIVDIDLYGGSKLKYFVVTKFKKYLLEVQKIFIDSIAACDKFQAPADFETIKKMVKPYIGYGNKMGEGWLLTAEMVELIHSGTENVVCTQPFGCLPNHIAGKGMIRKIRNHNPNANIVAIDYDPGATKVNQENRLKLMLSTAKDALKEKEQKQQISAKTKQAQPV; translated from the coding sequence ATGGCAAAATTAGTATATGATAAAAACGGGAGGCTCCTGTTTACCAAAGAGATGAAATCCGAATACAAGCTGTTAATCCCTAATATGCTTCCAGTCCATTTCAGCTTGATTCAGAATATTTTACAAAACGAAGGCTATAACTGTGAACTGTTGACCAACTCTGGTCCAAATGTGGTGCAGGAAGGCTTACAGTATGTACATAATGATACTTGTTACCCTTGTTTGCTAGTAGTGGGGCAGTTTATCGATGCGTTGAAAAGCGGAAAATATGACCCTAACCGCACTGCGCTGTTTATCACGCAAACAGGGGGAGGATGCCGTGCTTCCAACTATATCCATCTGTTGCGGAAAGCCTTGAAAAAAGCGGGGTTCCCACAGGTTCCGGTGGTTTCTGTCAGTTTTGGTATGGAGAAAAATCCGGGTTTTTCCTTGACCATTAGCCTGATTCAAAAATTGGTTTCCGCCTTGATGTATGGGGATATGCTCATGCTGTTATCCAACCAACTCCGTCCTTATGAAGTCATCCAAGGGCAAACAGATGAAAAAGTACAGCAGTGGGTAAAACGATTAACAGACCAATACCGCCACAGCAACGGTTTTGGCAAAAAGCCAATGAAAGCTAACTTTGATGCTATGGTAAAGGATTTTTCCAATGTGGTAATTGAAAAAACCAACAAAGTAAAAGTTGGTATTGTAGGGGAAATTTATGTAAAATACTCTCCATTAGCAAACAATAACTTGGAAAAATTTCTGTTTGATGAAGGGGCAGAGGTTGTTGTTCCAGGTCTGATGGATTTTATCATCTTTAAAGTGGATAACCGTATTGTGGATATTGACCTATATGGCGGCAGCAAATTAAAATATTTTGTAGTGACAAAATTCAAAAAATACCTATTGGAAGTGCAAAAAATTTTTATTGACAGCATTGCCGCTTGCGATAAATTCCAGGCTCCTGCAGATTTTGAAACCATTAAAAAGATGGTAAAACCATACATTGGTTATGGAAATAAAATGGGGGAAGGCTGGCTGTTAACTGCTGAAATGGTAGAACTTATCCACAGCGGTACTGAAAACGTGGTTTGTACTCAGCCTTTTGGCTGTTTGCCAAACCATATTGCTGGGAAAGGGATGATCCGTAAAATCCGTAACCACAACCCGAACGCCAATATTGTAGCAATTGATTATGATCCTGGTGCAACCAAGGTAAATCAGGAAAACCGTTTAAAACTCATGCTCTCCACTGCGAAAGACGCATTAAAAGAAAAGGAGCAAAAACAACAGATTTCCGCAAAAACCAAACAAGCACAACCTGTTTGA
- a CDS encoding acyl-CoA dehydratase activase-related protein: MGIYRVGLDVGSTTIKCVVLNEQDKMVYKSYERHRARVREKATELLTHINDTIVKGDPVRISVTGSSGLGLSQENNIPFVQEVYSTQLAVKRYYPDTDAIIELGGEDAKILFLSGMPEVRMNGSCAGGTGAFIDQMAILLGVDLDEFDRLSLDYEKLYTIASRCGVFAKSDIQPLINQGAKKNDLAASIFQAVVSQTIGGLAQGREIEGKIVFLGGPLTFFQGLRARFVDTLGLDEEHAIFPENGQYFIALGAAVYSENLDTCQLSDIITSLKKERKKNVQTTLEPLFRDQAEYESFLERQNQIKINYVDLATYQGDAYLGVDAGSTTTKIVLITPDGGILYQKYCSNSGNAVPIVRDAIMEIYQTMGDGVTIKGSAVTGYGEELIQHAFKLDFGLVETVAHFNAAKYFMPNVDFIIDIGGQDMKCFKLKNNAVDSIMLNEACSSGCGSFLETFATALGYTVEEFAKQGLFAETPVDLGSRCTVFMNSSVKQAQKEGATVADISAGLSISIVKNAVYKVIRANSPKDLGQNIVVQGGTFLNDAVLRAFEKELGVNVIRTPISGLMGAYGCALYAMHNTSGASTTLDLQGLQNFTHNVTATTCKGCENHCRLTINKFSDGETFISGNKCDRFTGNSKFQIEYDAFEYKYNYLTSLPTKPGSRGKIGIPMALNMYENLPFWNAFFNELGFEVVLSPRSNRELYVKGQHTIPSDTVCYPAKLVHGHIEALLDMGITTIFYPCMTYNFDEGISDNHYNCPVVAYYPEVIQANVARMQDVTFIMDYVGVDRRKDFTKHAYQIFNQYFKVSKDEIKRACDAAYTAYEKFRQDMAAYAKEALAYAEQNNYPVIILAGRPYHIDPEINHGINRLITGYGAVVLTEDSIISQEDHPKTGVWNQWTYHARLYAATEEVAKHDNMNLIQLVSFGCGVDAITTDEVRSLLESQGKLYTQIKIDEINNLGATKIRIRSLFAAIEERKHGG, translated from the coding sequence TTGGGAATTTACAGAGTTGGTCTTGACGTTGGCTCCACTACTATTAAATGTGTGGTATTGAATGAACAGGATAAAATGGTTTATAAATCCTATGAACGTCACCGCGCTAGAGTGCGGGAAAAAGCAACAGAATTATTAACACATATCAATGATACTATTGTAAAAGGCGACCCAGTGAGGATTTCTGTTACAGGTTCTTCTGGTTTAGGGTTATCTCAGGAAAACAATATTCCATTTGTGCAGGAGGTATACTCTACCCAGTTGGCGGTAAAACGCTATTATCCTGATACTGACGCGATTATCGAATTGGGTGGGGAAGACGCGAAAATTCTCTTTCTGTCCGGTATGCCAGAAGTTCGTATGAACGGAAGCTGTGCAGGAGGAACAGGGGCGTTTATCGACCAGATGGCAATCTTGCTAGGGGTTGATTTGGATGAATTTGACCGCCTCTCCCTAGATTATGAAAAGCTGTACACCATTGCTTCCCGCTGTGGTGTATTCGCCAAATCGGATATCCAGCCTTTGATCAACCAAGGTGCCAAAAAGAATGACCTGGCGGCAAGTATTTTCCAGGCAGTTGTTAGCCAAACGATTGGTGGTCTGGCACAAGGCAGAGAAATCGAAGGAAAGATTGTTTTTTTAGGTGGTCCATTGACCTTCTTTCAAGGGTTGCGCGCCCGTTTTGTGGATACTTTAGGACTGGATGAAGAACATGCTATTTTCCCGGAAAACGGCCAGTACTTTATTGCATTGGGAGCAGCAGTATATTCCGAAAACTTGGATACTTGCCAGTTATCTGATATTATTACTTCTTTAAAAAAAGAACGGAAAAAGAATGTACAGACCACATTGGAGCCTTTATTTCGGGATCAAGCGGAATATGAGTCATTTCTGGAACGCCAGAACCAGATTAAAATCAATTATGTGGATTTGGCAACCTACCAGGGAGATGCTTACCTGGGTGTAGACGCTGGTTCCACCACTACAAAGATTGTGTTAATCACTCCAGATGGGGGTATTTTATACCAGAAATATTGTTCCAACAGTGGGAACGCCGTGCCAATTGTTCGGGACGCTATTATGGAGATTTACCAAACCATGGGGGATGGGGTTACCATCAAAGGTAGTGCAGTTACTGGTTACGGGGAAGAACTGATCCAGCACGCCTTTAAACTGGATTTTGGTCTGGTGGAGACAGTGGCGCATTTTAACGCAGCAAAATATTTTATGCCAAATGTTGATTTTATCATCGACATCGGTGGGCAGGATATGAAATGCTTTAAACTGAAAAACAATGCGGTGGATAGCATTATGTTAAACGAAGCGTGTTCTTCCGGCTGTGGTTCCTTCCTGGAAACCTTCGCTACAGCTTTGGGTTACACAGTAGAAGAATTTGCGAAACAAGGGTTGTTTGCCGAAACGCCAGTTGATTTGGGTTCCCGTTGTACCGTATTTATGAACTCCTCTGTGAAACAGGCACAAAAAGAAGGGGCAACAGTAGCGGATATTTCCGCCGGTTTGTCCATCAGTATCGTGAAAAATGCGGTTTATAAAGTAATCCGTGCCAATTCCCCAAAAGACCTGGGACAAAATATCGTGGTGCAGGGGGGAACCTTTTTAAATGACGCTGTACTCCGTGCGTTTGAAAAAGAACTAGGGGTTAATGTAATCCGCACCCCAATTTCCGGTTTGATGGGAGCTTACGGTTGTGCGTTGTACGCCATGCACAATACTTCCGGGGCGTCTACTACTCTGGATTTACAAGGGCTGCAAAACTTTACCCACAACGTAACAGCTACCACCTGTAAGGGTTGTGAAAACCACTGCCGCTTGACCATCAATAAATTCTCCGATGGGGAAACTTTTATTTCTGGAAATAAGTGCGACCGCTTTACTGGAAACAGCAAATTCCAAATTGAATATGACGCATTTGAATATAAATACAATTACTTAACATCCCTTCCAACCAAGCCGGGAAGCCGTGGGAAAATTGGTATCCCAATGGCGTTGAATATGTACGAGAATCTGCCATTCTGGAATGCCTTTTTCAACGAACTGGGGTTTGAGGTTGTCCTTTCCCCTCGTTCCAATCGGGAACTCTATGTTAAAGGTCAGCATACCATCCCTTCGGATACTGTATGCTATCCGGCCAAACTGGTTCATGGTCACATTGAAGCTCTGTTGGATATGGGGATTACCACGATTTTCTACCCTTGTATGACTTATAACTTTGACGAAGGAATCAGTGATAATCATTATAACTGTCCGGTTGTTGCTTATTATCCAGAAGTTATCCAGGCAAATGTAGCAAGGATGCAGGATGTTACCTTTATTATGGATTATGTAGGGGTTGACCGCCGCAAGGACTTTACGAAACACGCTTATCAGATCTTCAACCAGTACTTTAAAGTCAGCAAAGACGAAATCAAACGTGCTTGTGATGCAGCTTATACCGCTTATGAAAAATTCCGTCAGGATATGGCTGCTTATGCGAAAGAAGCACTGGCTTACGCGGAACAGAACAACTATCCTGTCATAATCTTAGCAGGTAGGCCATACCATATTGACCCAGAAATCAACCATGGCATCAATCGCCTCATTACCGGCTACGGTGCGGTTGTGTTGACGGAGGATTCGATTATTTCCCAGGAAGACCATCCAAAAACTGGCGTCTGGAACCAGTGGACCTACCATGCTCGCCTGTATGCGGCAACCGAAGAAGTGGCGAAACACGACAATATGAATTTGATTCAACTGGTATCCTTTGGTTGTGGAGTAGATGCCATTACTACCGACGAAGTCCGCTCCTTGTTGGAGAGCCAAGGCAAACTGTATACCCAGATTAAGATTGATGAGATTAACAACCTGGGTGCGACCAAAATCCGTATCAGAAGCTTGTTCGCTGCAATTGAAGAAAGGAAACACGGAGGTTAA
- a CDS encoding BMC domain-containing protein produces MADFGMKIRVIKNISQGTKDIVAARCRLKDIKEKLDFSNALALCHGDVCDLIYASDLAQKAAGVTVFEIAGNCPQHLTCLGILGDVAAVEEAVRRIREGL; encoded by the coding sequence ATGGCGGACTTTGGAATGAAAATAAGGGTCATTAAAAATATATCCCAAGGCACAAAGGATATTGTAGCTGCAAGGTGCAGGTTAAAGGATATCAAAGAAAAGCTAGATTTTAGCAACGCTTTAGCACTTTGTCATGGGGATGTGTGTGACCTAATCTATGCCAGTGATTTGGCACAAAAAGCCGCTGGGGTCACTGTGTTTGAAATTGCAGGAAATTGCCCGCAGCATTTAACCTGCCTTGGCATCTTAGGAGATGTAGCCGCTGTGGAAGAAGCAGTGAGAAGAATCCGAGAGGGTTTATAA